One genomic window of Aliiroseovarius sp. M344 includes the following:
- a CDS encoding anhydro-N-acetylmuramic acid kinase yields the protein MSGTSMDGVDAALIETDGDRIVSFGPAAFEAFTDDQRRVLARALGKWPDAPEVAPAARIVEAVHLAVINRLMQDDPMPVLLGFHGQTFAHDPRGLGTHQAGDGQALAQTLDLPVVWDFRTADVKLGGEGAPLAPFFHHACARYIKADAPLVFLNLGGVGNVTWVDPSQSAPEAPGACLAFDTGPANAPLDDLMQNRHAKSRDEGGLLAMSGTADNAIVDAFLSHSYFQRMPPKSLDRNDFPDLPALVADLPDADALRTLAACAAAAVARGMEHCPTAPTRVLVTGGGRHNAALMAELRARVPMDVDNIDSTGLNGDMLEAQAFGYLAVRVARGLTTSSPTTTGVAAAVGGGVISTGFGG from the coding sequence ATGTCCGGCACCTCGATGGACGGGGTGGATGCGGCGCTGATTGAGACGGATGGCGACCGTATCGTCTCGTTTGGACCCGCTGCGTTCGAAGCGTTCACAGACGATCAGCGCCGGGTTTTAGCGCGGGCTTTGGGCAAATGGCCCGATGCGCCCGAGGTCGCGCCAGCGGCCCGCATTGTCGAAGCTGTTCATCTGGCGGTGATAAACCGACTGATGCAGGATGATCCAATGCCTGTGTTGTTGGGGTTTCACGGCCAGACTTTCGCGCATGATCCGCGCGGGCTGGGCACCCATCAAGCCGGGGATGGGCAGGCGCTGGCGCAAACGCTTGACCTGCCGGTGGTCTGGGATTTCCGCACTGCTGACGTCAAGTTGGGCGGCGAGGGCGCACCACTGGCCCCGTTCTTTCACCACGCCTGCGCGCGCTACATCAAAGCCGACGCGCCGCTTGTGTTCCTGAACCTGGGCGGCGTGGGAAATGTGACTTGGGTTGATCCGTCGCAATCAGCACCGGAGGCCCCCGGCGCGTGCCTTGCCTTTGATACCGGCCCGGCAAATGCGCCTCTGGATGACCTGATGCAGAACCGGCATGCAAAATCACGCGACGAGGGCGGCTTGCTGGCGATGTCTGGCACGGCTGACAACGCCATCGTCGATGCGTTTCTGAGCCATTCCTATTTCCAACGTATGCCACCCAAGTCACTGGACAGAAATGACTTTCCGGATTTACCTGCTCTGGTGGCTGATCTGCCCGACGCCGATGCGCTGCGCACCCTTGCCGCCTGCGCGGCCGCTGCCGTGGCGCGTGGGATGGAACATTGCCCGACAGCACCAACGCGTGTTCTGGTCACAGGGGGCGGGCGTCACAACGCTGCCCTTATGGCCGAACTTCGTGCGCGGGTGCCGATGGACGTGGACAACATCGACAGCACCGGCCTGAACGGCGACATGTTAGAGGCGCAGGCTTTTGGCTATCTTGCGGTGCGCGTCGCACGGGGTCTGACCACGTCGTCGCCAACGACAACAGGCGTTGCCGCTGCGGTCGGTGGCGGTGTGATATCAACGGGTTTTGGCGGCTAG
- a CDS encoding DUF427 domain-containing protein, which yields MSDHIKIRPADGKWSIRAGGAVLGESFNALSVVEGDNPPVIYFPKGDVAMAFLDKSATVTTCPYRGEARHYSIQTKSTLIEDAGWIYDAPIEELSALKDHIAFYADKATVERI from the coding sequence ATGAGCGATCACATCAAGATCCGCCCCGCGGACGGAAAATGGTCCATTCGCGCTGGCGGCGCTGTTTTGGGCGAAAGCTTTAATGCGCTGTCGGTGGTCGAAGGCGACAATCCCCCCGTGATTTATTTTCCAAAAGGGGATGTGGCGATGGCATTCCTGGACAAAAGCGCGACGGTCACAACCTGCCCGTATCGCGGCGAGGCACGCCATTATTCCATTCAGACCAAATCGACCCTGATTGAGGATGCGGGTTGGATCTATGACGCACCGATCGAAGAGCTTTCAGCGCTGAAAGATCACATCGCGTTCTATGCAGACAAAGCGACGGTCGAACGCATCTGA
- a CDS encoding aminopeptidase P family protein has product MFQTFDSTADPSRGPVRLERLRRAMAMKGLDGFIVPRADAHQGEYVADCDARLAWLTGFTGSAGFCIALKNDAGIFIDGRYRTQVRAQADMTAFTPVHWPDTLPGPWLKDTLKGQAAKVGFDPWLHTKGEIETIEKALEGTKVTLIPTDNLVDHIWTDRPSAPNGKIIEQPIEFAGMSSAAKRSELADGLLADGQKSCVITLSDSIAWMLNIRGDDLPRIPVVQGFAVLNEDASVAFFTTEGRVVETAFDTDVVLHPVKNFAAHLKTLDGPVRLDKATAPLAVSHILSEAGVQIDWADDPAVLPKAQKNPTELKGAREAHLRDAAAMVEFLTWYEAADKSALTEIDLVVALEEKRRASNALLDISFETIAGAGPNGAIMHYRVTKDTNRTLSPGDLVVLDSGGQYRDGTTDITRTLRVGEVGDEEKRCFTRVLQGMIALSRVYFPQGRTGRDLDPIARYPLFAAHQDFNHGTGHGVGAYLSVHEGSARINHLSDIALLPGMILSNEPGYYREGAFGIRLENLVAVETATCPAGGDADREMLSFETLTFVPVDTSLVVPEMLSGEERAWLNAYHATCVEKLASRLSDAASNWLTTSCAPI; this is encoded by the coding sequence ATGTTCCAGACTTTTGACAGCACCGCTGACCCGTCGCGCGGCCCCGTTCGGTTGGAACGCCTGCGCCGTGCGATGGCCATGAAAGGTCTGGACGGGTTCATCGTGCCGCGTGCGGATGCTCATCAAGGCGAATATGTCGCCGATTGCGACGCCCGCTTGGCATGGCTGACGGGATTTACCGGGTCCGCGGGGTTTTGCATCGCCTTGAAAAACGATGCCGGCATTTTCATCGACGGTCGCTATCGCACTCAAGTGCGCGCGCAGGCTGATATGACGGCATTCACCCCGGTTCACTGGCCCGACACTCTGCCCGGCCCCTGGCTTAAGGACACGCTGAAAGGACAGGCCGCGAAGGTCGGGTTTGACCCCTGGCTGCACACCAAAGGCGAGATCGAAACCATCGAGAAAGCGCTTGAGGGCACAAAAGTCACGTTGATCCCCACAGATAACCTCGTGGATCATATCTGGACGGATCGTCCCTCGGCACCAAATGGCAAGATCATCGAACAACCTATTGAATTTGCAGGAATGTCCAGCGCGGCCAAGCGATCAGAACTGGCCGATGGCCTGTTGGCGGACGGGCAAAAGTCCTGCGTCATCACCTTGTCCGACAGCATCGCGTGGATGTTGAACATTCGTGGCGACGACCTGCCACGGATCCCTGTGGTGCAAGGGTTTGCTGTGCTGAATGAAGACGCCTCGGTCGCGTTTTTCACCACAGAGGGACGCGTTGTCGAGACGGCATTCGACACAGATGTCGTGTTGCATCCCGTCAAAAATTTTGCCGCGCATTTGAAAACTCTCGATGGCCCGGTTCGGCTGGACAAGGCCACTGCGCCGCTTGCCGTGTCGCACATCCTGTCTGAAGCGGGGGTGCAGATTGACTGGGCCGACGACCCGGCCGTCCTGCCAAAAGCTCAGAAAAACCCGACCGAGCTGAAAGGCGCCCGCGAAGCGCACCTGCGCGACGCCGCCGCCATGGTTGAGTTCCTGACCTGGTATGAGGCAGCGGATAAGAGCGCGCTGACCGAGATTGATCTGGTCGTCGCCCTTGAGGAGAAACGCCGCGCGTCAAACGCATTGCTTGATATTTCGTTTGAGACGATTGCCGGTGCCGGGCCAAACGGCGCAATCATGCATTACCGCGTCACCAAGGACACCAACCGCACGCTAAGCCCCGGTGATCTTGTTGTTTTGGACAGCGGTGGGCAGTACCGCGATGGCACCACCGACATCACGCGCACGCTGCGCGTCGGCGAGGTCGGAGACGAAGAAAAACGCTGCTTTACCCGTGTGTTGCAGGGCATGATCGCACTGTCTCGGGTGTATTTTCCGCAAGGACGAACAGGTCGCGATCTGGATCCCATTGCGCGCTATCCGCTGTTTGCGGCGCATCAGGATTTCAACCATGGCACCGGGCATGGGGTCGGTGCGTACCTGTCCGTGCATGAAGGCTCCGCGCGCATAAATCACCTTTCGGATATTGCCCTTCTTCCCGGCATGATCCTGTCAAACGAACCCGGTTATTACCGCGAAGGCGCGTTCGGCATTCGGCTGGAAAACCTCGTCGCCGTCGAAACCGCCACCTGCCCAGCTGGCGGCGACGCGGATCGCGAAATGCTGTCGTTTGAGACCCTGACCTTCGTGCCCGTCGACACCAGCCTTGTCGTTCCGGAAATGTTGTCCGGCGAGGAGCGTGCGTGGCTCAACGCCTATCACGCCACCTGCGTCGAGAAATTGGCGTCACGCCTCAGTGACGCTGCGTCGAACTGGCTGACCACAAGTTGTGCGCCAATTTAG
- the cobT gene encoding cobaltochelatase subunit CobT, with amino-acid sequence MNKPSDNPADPFKKALAEATKTLANEPELSVSFSVDPSGVTKDAMRLPQVTRRMTKDEVLLARGTADAYAMKLRYHNEATHAKYAPAGNMAREIYEAMETARCEAMGARDMPGTAGNIDAKIETDAMRAGFDQITAAADAPLAAAAGYLMRHLATGRALPPAAGNVMNLWRDFIEGQAGDHLDKLGDKLGDQKEFARFARQIIEDLGYGDQLGDDPDGEDDDNPEDAEPEDDQADDDQQNEQSPDDEEAEADPDRAQDEQMDPSEAQVTLDDMADEDMSDEAEMPEADAPLEQPSPPPASEADPDYLVYHGDHDEEVMAEDLAEPAELERLRAYLDQQLEPLKGAVSRLANKLQRRLQAQQNRSWLFDLEEGILDAGRLARVVANPTTPLSFKQEKDTEFRDTVVTLLLDNSGSMRGRPISIAAICADVLARTLERCQVKVEVLGFTTRAWKGGFAREKWLADGRPQQPGRLNDLRHIIYKKADAPMRRTRDNLGLMMKEGLLKENIDGEALEWAHRRIVARSEQRKILMVISDGAPVDDSTLSVNPANYLEKHLRDVIEMVEKRKQVELLAIGIGHDVTRYYDRAVTITDVEQLAGAMTEQLASLFDSDPRARARLLGIKKVI; translated from the coding sequence ATGAATAAACCATCCGACAACCCTGCTGATCCGTTCAAGAAAGCGCTGGCTGAAGCGACCAAGACGCTTGCCAACGAACCGGAACTGTCGGTCAGCTTTTCGGTGGACCCATCGGGTGTGACGAAGGACGCGATGCGGCTGCCTCAGGTTACGCGGCGCATGACCAAAGACGAGGTTCTTTTGGCGCGCGGCACGGCGGATGCCTATGCGATGAAGCTCCGCTATCATAACGAGGCGACGCATGCGAAATACGCGCCTGCTGGCAATATGGCGCGCGAGATTTATGAGGCGATGGAAACCGCCCGGTGCGAGGCGATGGGCGCACGCGACATGCCCGGCACCGCTGGCAATATCGACGCCAAAATCGAAACGGACGCAATGCGCGCGGGCTTCGACCAAATCACCGCAGCAGCCGATGCGCCCTTGGCTGCGGCAGCCGGGTATCTGATGCGCCATCTGGCGACAGGCCGCGCCCTGCCCCCGGCGGCGGGCAATGTGATGAACCTGTGGCGTGACTTCATCGAAGGTCAGGCCGGTGACCATCTGGACAAACTGGGCGACAAGCTGGGCGACCAGAAGGAATTCGCCCGCTTCGCACGTCAGATCATCGAAGACCTTGGTTATGGGGACCAACTGGGCGATGACCCTGATGGCGAAGACGACGACAATCCCGAAGACGCCGAGCCCGAAGACGATCAGGCTGACGATGATCAGCAAAACGAACAGTCGCCGGATGATGAAGAGGCCGAGGCCGATCCCGATCGCGCGCAAGACGAACAGATGGACCCGTCCGAGGCGCAGGTGACGCTGGACGACATGGCCGACGAGGATATGAGCGACGAGGCAGAGATGCCCGAGGCGGATGCGCCACTCGAGCAGCCCTCGCCCCCGCCGGCATCCGAAGCCGATCCTGATTATCTGGTCTATCACGGCGACCATGACGAAGAGGTTATGGCAGAAGACCTTGCGGAACCTGCCGAACTTGAACGCCTGCGCGCCTATCTGGATCAACAGCTGGAACCACTGAAGGGCGCGGTCAGCCGTCTGGCCAACAAGTTGCAGCGCCGCTTGCAGGCCCAGCAAAACCGGTCTTGGCTGTTTGACCTTGAAGAAGGCATTCTGGACGCGGGTCGTTTGGCGCGCGTGGTCGCAAACCCGACAACGCCGTTGTCCTTCAAGCAGGAAAAAGACACCGAGTTTCGCGACACGGTCGTAACGCTTCTGCTGGACAATTCAGGCTCCATGCGCGGCCGCCCGATTTCCATCGCCGCGATTTGTGCCGACGTTCTGGCGCGCACACTTGAACGCTGTCAGGTGAAGGTCGAGGTTTTGGGCTTCACCACCCGCGCGTGGAAAGGCGGATTTGCCCGTGAGAAATGGCTGGCTGACGGTCGCCCACAGCAGCCGGGCCGCCTGAATGACCTGCGCCACATCATTTACAAAAAAGCCGATGCCCCGATGCGCCGCACCCGGGACAATCTGGGTCTGATGATGAAAGAAGGGCTGCTGAAAGAAAACATCGACGGCGAGGCGCTGGAATGGGCGCATCGCCGGATCGTGGCGCGGTCTGAACAGCGCAAGATTTTGATGGTGATCTCGGATGGGGCGCCGGTGGACGATTCAACTTTGTCCGTTAACCCTGCGAATTACTTGGAAAAACACCTGCGCGACGTGATCGAGATGGTCGAAAAGCGCAAGCAGGTGGAGCTTCTGGCCATCGGCATCGGTCATGATGTGACCCGCTATTACGACCGCGCTGTGACCATTACAGATGTCGAACAGTTGGCAGGTGCGATGACCGAACAGCTTGCCTCACTGTTTGATTCCGACCCGCGCGCCCGCGCCCGTCTTTTGGGTATCAAGAAGGTCATCTGA
- the cobS gene encoding cobaltochelatase subunit CobS, producing the protein MADGTHDMNAKPTEEISVREVFGIDSDMHVKGFADRMDRVPEIDTTYKFDPDTTLAILAGFSHNRRVMIQGYHGTGKSTHIEQVAARLNWPAVRVNLDSHISRIDLIGKDAIKLKDGMQVTEFQEGILPWALRNPTAIVFDEYDAGRPDVMFVIQRVLEHDGKLTLLDQNEVITPHPSFRLFATANTVGLGDTTGLYHGVQQINQAQMDRWSLVATLNYLSHDAETNIVLAKNPLLNTEKGRKTVAQMVTVADLTRTAFMNGDLSTVMSPRTVINWAQNAHIFRSVGYAFRLSFLNKCDELERQIVAEFYQRCFDEELPESAVSMSLG; encoded by the coding sequence ATGGCTGACGGCACACATGACATGAACGCGAAACCCACCGAAGAGATTTCGGTCCGCGAGGTTTTCGGCATCGACAGCGATATGCATGTCAAAGGCTTTGCCGACCGCATGGATCGCGTGCCCGAGATCGACACTACCTATAAGTTTGATCCCGACACCACACTGGCGATCCTTGCAGGCTTTTCGCACAATCGCCGCGTGATGATCCAAGGCTATCACGGCACGGGGAAATCGACCCATATCGAACAGGTCGCCGCCCGTCTGAACTGGCCCGCTGTGCGTGTGAACCTTGACAGCCATATCAGCCGGATCGACCTGATCGGTAAGGACGCGATCAAGCTGAAAGACGGCATGCAGGTGACCGAGTTTCAGGAAGGCATCCTGCCGTGGGCGCTGCGCAACCCGACCGCGATTGTGTTCGACGAATACGATGCGGGCCGCCCCGATGTTATGTTCGTCATCCAGCGTGTGTTGGAACATGACGGCAAGCTGACCCTGCTGGACCAGAACGAAGTCATCACCCCGCACCCGTCCTTCCGCCTGTTTGCCACCGCCAACACTGTCGGTCTGGGCGACACGACCGGGCTTTACCACGGTGTGCAACAGATCAACCAGGCGCAGATGGACCGCTGGTCGCTGGTCGCCACGCTGAACTATCTGTCACATGACGCAGAGACCAACATCGTGCTGGCGAAGAACCCGCTTCTGAACACCGAGAAGGGCCGCAAAACCGTGGCCCAGATGGTCACCGTCGCCGACCTGACCCGCACCGCGTTTATGAACGGCGATCTGTCCACCGTGATGAGCCCGCGCACCGTGATCAACTGGGCGCAGAACGCGCATATCTTCCGCTCGGTCGGTTATGCCTTCCGCCTGTCCTTCCTGAACAAATGTGACGAGCTGGAGCGTCAGATCGTCGCCGAGTTCTATCAGCGTTGCTTTGACGAGGAACTGCCGGAGAGCGCGGTGAGCATGAGCTTGGGGTGA
- a CDS encoding J domain-containing protein, with product MSNNDPFGFDMSVSAAKKKNPRGKRGMSGAFETSKRVCEHDGCQEQGQYRAPRSPDHLDEFKWFCKDHVREYNLKWNFFDGASEEEVHEQFDKDRVWERETKPFGTKDEQRAWARLGVDDPHQVLGENATRNPGKSITGTRKLPPTERRAVDILEAKDHWTKAEIRKAYKKLIKVLHPDMNGGDRSQEEQLQEVRWAWDQIKESRSFK from the coding sequence ATGTCCAACAACGATCCATTTGGTTTTGACATGTCGGTCTCTGCGGCCAAAAAAAAGAACCCGCGTGGCAAGCGCGGGATGTCTGGCGCGTTCGAAACCTCGAAACGAGTTTGTGAACATGATGGCTGTCAGGAACAGGGCCAGTATCGCGCGCCGCGATCCCCCGATCATCTGGATGAGTTCAAGTGGTTTTGCAAAGACCATGTGCGCGAATATAATCTGAAGTGGAACTTTTTTGACGGGGCCTCTGAAGAAGAGGTGCACGAACAGTTCGACAAAGACCGGGTGTGGGAGCGTGAGACGAAGCCCTTTGGCACCAAGGACGAACAGCGCGCCTGGGCACGTCTGGGCGTCGATGACCCGCATCAGGTGCTGGGCGAAAACGCCACGCGCAACCCCGGCAAATCCATCACCGGGACCCGGAAACTGCCGCCCACCGAACGACGCGCGGTCGACATTCTGGAAGCCAAGGACCACTGGACCAAGGCCGAGATCCGAAAGGCCTATAAGAAACTGATCAAGGTGCTGCACCCTGACATGAACGGCGGTGACCGGTCGCAGGAAGAACAGCTTCAGGAAGTTCGCTGGGCGTGGGATCAGATCAAGGAAAGCCGGAGCTTTAAGTGA
- a CDS encoding BolA family protein — MNRADRISGALQAAFSPQHLEVIDESEAHRGHAGYQDGGQSHFRVVIRARAFGDMSRVARHRAIHKALGSELVGEIHALALDVAG; from the coding sequence ATGAACAGGGCAGACCGGATATCTGGCGCGTTGCAGGCGGCTTTTTCCCCGCAACATCTTGAAGTCATTGATGAAAGTGAAGCACATCGAGGCCATGCAGGTTATCAGGACGGCGGGCAAAGCCACTTCCGCGTGGTGATCCGCGCGCGCGCGTTTGGCGATATGTCGCGCGTTGCCCGCCACCGCGCGATCCACAAAGCCCTTGGCAGCGAACTGGTTGGCGAGATTCACGCACTGGCGCTGGACGTAGCTGGCTGA
- a CDS encoding DUF4177 domain-containing protein, giving the protein MTQFEYEAIAAPRKGKKARGIKTNEDRFAHAMTELLNEMAADGWEYLRADTLPCEERSGFTGRTTVYQNILVFRRALDRDDAVEAVEVDTPKETPYRSSVMATPVDVADTHKAPSLPSADEANTVSQNAPAINRQDS; this is encoded by the coding sequence ATGACGCAGTTCGAATACGAAGCGATCGCCGCGCCGCGCAAGGGCAAGAAAGCCCGCGGTATCAAAACCAATGAAGACCGGTTTGCACATGCCATGACCGAGCTGCTGAATGAGATGGCCGCTGATGGGTGGGAATATCTGCGCGCCGACACGCTGCCTTGCGAAGAACGCTCTGGCTTCACCGGGCGCACGACGGTCTATCAGAATATTCTGGTGTTTCGCCGCGCCTTGGACCGCGATGACGCGGTAGAGGCTGTGGAGGTGGACACACCGAAAGAGACGCCATATCGCTCTTCGGTAATGGCGACACCGGTCGATGTTGCGGATACGCACAAAGCGCCCTCGTTGCCATCAGCCGACGAGGCCAACACGGTCAGCCAGAACGCCCCCGCCATCAACCGCCAAGACAGCTAG
- the gatB gene encoding Asp-tRNA(Asn)/Glu-tRNA(Gln) amidotransferase subunit GatB, with translation MLDHLAYEAPAVKTIAGAKDDWELVVGMEIHAQVSSNSKLFSGASTKFGAEPNSNVAFVDAAMPGMLPVINEFCVEQAVRTGLGLKAEINLFSAFDRKNYFYPDLPQGYQISQLYHPIVGEGEVIVDMAPGIARKVRIERIHLEQDAGKSVHDMDPNMSFVDLNRTGVALMEIVSRPDIRGPEEAAAYVTKLRQILRYLGTCDGNMQNGSMRADVNVSVCRPGQYEKYMETQDFGHLGTRCEIKNMNSMRFIQAAIDYEARRQIAILEDGGKITQETRLYDADKNETRSMRSKEEAHDYRYFPCPDLLPLEIEQGWVDDIAKTLPELPDEKKARFVNDFSLSEYDAGVLTADAESAAFFEAVAEGRDGKLAANWVINELFGRLKKEDHTITESPVSPAQLGGIIALITNGDISGKIAKDLFEIVYTEGGDPAKIVEDRGMKQVTDTGAIEAAVDEVIAANPAQVEKAKENPKLVGFFVGQVMKATGGKANPKAVNEIVTQKLGL, from the coding sequence ATGCTGGATCATCTCGCCTATGAAGCCCCTGCCGTTAAAACCATTGCCGGGGCCAAGGACGATTGGGAACTGGTTGTCGGGATGGAAATCCACGCGCAGGTCAGCTCCAATTCCAAACTCTTTTCCGGGGCATCGACCAAGTTTGGGGCGGAACCCAACTCGAACGTCGCATTTGTGGATGCTGCCATGCCTGGCATGTTGCCCGTGATCAATGAATTCTGTGTCGAACAAGCGGTGCGCACCGGTCTGGGCCTCAAGGCCGAGATCAACCTGTTTTCGGCTTTTGACCGCAAGAACTACTTCTATCCTGACCTGCCGCAGGGCTATCAGATCAGCCAACTGTACCACCCCATTGTGGGTGAAGGCGAAGTGATCGTCGACATGGCGCCGGGGATCGCACGCAAGGTGCGCATCGAACGCATCCACCTTGAGCAGGACGCTGGTAAATCCGTGCATGACATGGACCCGAACATGTCCTTCGTGGACCTGAACCGCACCGGTGTGGCGCTGATGGAGATTGTCAGCCGCCCGGACATTCGCGGCCCGGAAGAGGCCGCCGCCTATGTCACCAAATTGCGCCAGATCCTGCGCTATCTGGGCACCTGCGATGGCAACATGCAGAACGGCAGTATGCGGGCAGACGTCAACGTCTCGGTCTGTCGTCCGGGTCAGTATGAGAAATACATGGAAACGCAGGATTTCGGCCATCTTGGTACGCGATGCGAGATCAAGAACATGAACTCGATGCGATTCATTCAGGCCGCGATTGATTACGAGGCGCGCCGCCAGATCGCCATACTGGAGGACGGCGGCAAGATCACGCAGGAAACCCGCCTGTACGACGCCGACAAGAACGAAACCCGGTCGATGCGGTCCAAGGAAGAAGCGCATGATTATCGCTATTTCCCCTGCCCCGACCTGCTGCCGCTTGAGATCGAACAGGGCTGGGTGGACGACATCGCCAAGACCCTGCCCGAACTGCCGGACGAAAAGAAAGCGCGTTTCGTCAATGATTTCAGCCTGTCCGAATATGATGCAGGCGTCCTGACCGCGGATGCGGAGAGTGCTGCATTCTTTGAGGCGGTGGCGGAAGGTCGCGACGGTAAGCTGGCAGCCAACTGGGTCATCAACGAGCTGTTTGGACGTCTGAAGAAAGAGGATCACACGATCACCGAAAGCCCGGTCAGCCCGGCGCAACTGGGCGGTATCATCGCGTTGATCACCAACGGGGACATTTCGGGCAAGATCGCGAAGGATCTGTTCGAGATTGTCTATACCGAAGGCGGCGACCCCGCCAAGATCGTGGAAGACCGCGGCATGAAGCAGGTCACCGACACGGGCGCGATCGAAGCCGCCGTGGACGAAGTGATCGCCGCCAACCCCGCGCAGGTCGAAAAGGCCAAAGAGAACCCGAAACTGGTGGGCTTTTTCGTGGGTCAGGTGATGAAAGCCACAGGTGGCAAGGCCAACCCGAAAGCGGTGAACGAGATCGTGACCCAAAAACTCGGCCTTTAA
- a CDS encoding transglycosylase SLT domain-containing protein, which yields MKRLILGLMAAMMIAPAAQANDIFGTRGVRTPVLTMKWDAKPQASAWTDATMKALETHGAALSKTVPADIKAWCPGYEKQSAEGRNAFWAGLLSTLSFYESTWRPTAVGGGGKWYGLVQILPATARGYGCEARSGSDLKQGELNLSCAVRIMSVTVPRDNVVSKGMRGVAADWGPFHSKKKRESMRAWIKDQNYCAVS from the coding sequence ATGAAACGACTAATTTTAGGCCTGATGGCGGCGATGATGATTGCCCCTGCTGCGCAGGCCAACGACATTTTCGGTACGCGCGGGGTGCGCACGCCGGTGTTGACGATGAAATGGGATGCAAAGCCGCAAGCGTCGGCTTGGACTGATGCAACCATGAAGGCGCTGGAAACCCACGGGGCGGCTTTGTCGAAAACTGTGCCCGCCGATATCAAGGCGTGGTGCCCCGGTTATGAAAAGCAAAGCGCCGAGGGGCGCAACGCATTCTGGGCCGGGCTTCTGTCCACCTTGTCCTTTTATGAAAGCACGTGGCGCCCGACCGCTGTTGGCGGTGGCGGCAAGTGGTATGGGCTAGTGCAGATCCTTCCGGCAACCGCACGCGGATATGGCTGCGAAGCTCGGTCGGGATCGGACCTGAAGCAAGGTGAACTGAACCTGAGCTGCGCTGTGCGCATCATGTCGGTGACCGTGCCGCGTGATAACGTTGTGTCAAAAGGCATGCGCGGTGTCGCCGCTGACTGGGGTCCGTTCCATTCCAAAAAGAAGCGGGAATCAATGCGGGCGTGGATCAAGGATCAAAACTACTGCGCTGTAAGCTGA